One window of the Acaryochloris sp. CCMEE 5410 genome contains the following:
- a CDS encoding TIGR00297 family protein: MTLIDAIGALNPWLLAALLNTGLGLVGWKLVSKLLTPTGLVHAWILGVIVWGVLGWPGYGVVLFYFLAGSAVTKVGMAEKEAAGIAEKRSGARGPENVWGSAASSTLCALATLVIPLPYRPLLCLGYVSGFSTKLSDTTASEIGKAYGNRTFLITTLRPVPRGTEGAVSLEGTVAGMLASVVIALLAWAVGLISGVGVIWCVIAAFIATNLESVIGATVQSQFSWLTNEVVNGINTLIGAVVAMGMALVWTGLIGN; encoded by the coding sequence ATGACTTTGATTGATGCCATTGGAGCGTTGAATCCCTGGCTCCTTGCTGCCTTGTTAAATACAGGGTTAGGCTTGGTGGGCTGGAAACTCGTCTCCAAACTGTTAACACCTACAGGATTAGTCCATGCCTGGATCTTAGGGGTAATCGTCTGGGGTGTGTTGGGGTGGCCAGGATATGGCGTCGTTCTATTCTACTTTTTGGCTGGATCCGCCGTCACAAAAGTCGGCATGGCTGAGAAAGAAGCCGCTGGCATCGCAGAAAAGCGATCCGGGGCCAGGGGACCTGAGAATGTCTGGGGTTCTGCTGCTAGCTCAACCTTATGTGCCCTAGCGACTTTAGTTATTCCTTTGCCCTATCGACCTTTGCTTTGTTTGGGCTATGTGAGCGGTTTTAGCACTAAACTCTCTGATACGACTGCTAGCGAAATCGGCAAAGCCTATGGCAATCGCACATTTCTGATTACGACTTTGCGACCCGTGCCTCGAGGAACTGAAGGGGCTGTTAGTTTAGAAGGGACGGTTGCAGGTATGTTGGCTTCGGTAGTGATTGCCCTCTTAGCCTGGGCAGTAGGTCTCATCTCTGGGGTCGGGGTAATCTGGTGCGTGATTGCGGCCTTTATTGCTACCAATTTAGAGAGCGTGATCGGAGCGACGGTCCAATCCCAATTCAGTTGGCTCACTAATGAAGTCGTTAATGGGATTAATACCCTTATTGGGGCGGTCGTCGCCATGGGAATGGCTCTAGTGTGGACCGGACTGATTGGAAATTAA
- the proB gene encoding glutamate 5-kinase, producing the protein MSQTLVLKIGTSSLTNPDTGHLALATIASLVEVLSQLRQVGNQVILVSSGAVGIGCARLGLAERPKAIALKQAVAAVGQGRLMRIYDDFFTSLQQPIAQVLLTRGDLADRSRYINASNTLQELLKLGVIPIVNENDTVAVDELLRFGDNDTLSALVAGLVQADWLFILTDVDRLYSADPRTQPDAQPIVTVERMEELAALNVNAGAQGSQWGTGGMATKISAAAIATNAGVRTVITQGKTPENIPRILAGESLGTQFQPHPRPHNARKHWIAHALVPTGKLILDDGAAKAITTLGKSLLAAGITAVEGEFQSQEAVCFYDSAGVEIARGLVNYSSDELQRIQGRQSEDIPQVLGYAGAETVVHRDNLVITG; encoded by the coding sequence ATGTCGCAAACCTTAGTTCTTAAAATTGGCACTTCCAGCTTAACCAACCCAGACACTGGGCATTTGGCCTTAGCCACCATTGCCTCCCTTGTAGAAGTCCTTAGCCAACTGCGACAAGTAGGCAACCAAGTCATTCTCGTGTCGTCTGGGGCCGTCGGGATTGGTTGTGCCCGCTTAGGTTTAGCGGAACGTCCTAAAGCCATTGCCCTCAAGCAGGCCGTGGCAGCAGTGGGTCAAGGGCGATTGATGCGCATCTACGATGATTTTTTTACTAGTTTGCAACAGCCCATTGCCCAGGTACTGCTGACCCGCGGCGACTTAGCCGATCGCAGTCGGTATATCAACGCCTCCAATACCTTGCAAGAGCTGCTCAAATTAGGTGTGATACCAATTGTGAATGAAAACGATACGGTCGCCGTAGATGAGCTGCTCCGGTTTGGCGATAACGATACCCTATCGGCCCTCGTGGCAGGATTAGTTCAGGCAGACTGGCTCTTTATTCTCACGGATGTAGATCGCCTCTATTCGGCGGATCCACGTACCCAGCCTGATGCCCAGCCCATTGTCACTGTCGAGCGGATGGAAGAATTGGCTGCACTAAACGTCAATGCAGGGGCCCAAGGGTCTCAGTGGGGAACAGGTGGAATGGCTACCAAAATTTCTGCAGCTGCGATCGCAACAAATGCAGGTGTTCGGACCGTGATTACCCAAGGCAAAACCCCTGAGAACATTCCTCGGATTCTGGCGGGAGAATCCCTCGGCACCCAATTTCAACCCCATCCTCGCCCCCACAATGCCCGCAAACATTGGATCGCTCATGCCTTAGTACCAACGGGCAAACTCATTTTGGACGATGGCGCAGCAAAAGCCATTACAACGCTGGGAAAATCTTTGCTGGCAGCGGGTATTACGGCCGTTGAAGGCGAGTTTCAAAGCCAAGAAGCCGTTTGCTTCTATGATTCTGCGGGCGTAGAAATTGCCCGAGGCTTGGTCAACTATAGTAGTGATGAGCTGCAGCGCATACAGGGGCGTCAATCGGAGGATATTCCCCAGGTGCTTGGATATGCCGGAGCAGAAACTGTCGTGCATCGCGATAATCTGGTTATTACAGGATAA
- a CDS encoding CPBP family intramembrane glutamic endopeptidase, whose amino-acid sequence MSIELRTIFFGRRPRRLRAGWRIVVQNGLELVLYIFLHFIFFRNVSDATQQAFIFDKLLFVAATTLSIYLARRYLDRHSFDSIGLEVNIWMLWDLLFGFLLAGVLMGGIYTIEYQAGWLKFIGYRWQQDSMGTVVAETLAGLLVLGLCPSWQEELTYRGYYLQNIKEGLNLALAIVLTSIFFAARHIGNANAGALSTIIIFLAGLWLAFAWLVTQQLWLPLGIHAGWNFFEGVVFGFPVSGFTSFHWIDHRVTGPVWITGGAFGPEAGVISIVAIIIGFVAVFGWSRWRRYLAQRLQAQSSKT is encoded by the coding sequence GTGAGTATTGAACTTCGAACTATATTTTTTGGTCGACGCCCCCGTAGGCTAAGAGCGGGCTGGCGAATCGTTGTCCAGAATGGGCTAGAGCTTGTTCTCTACATCTTTCTTCACTTTATTTTTTTTCGGAATGTCTCAGATGCCACTCAACAAGCCTTTATCTTCGACAAGCTGCTATTCGTTGCCGCAACCACCCTTTCCATTTACTTAGCCCGTCGTTACCTCGACCGCCACTCCTTCGACTCCATCGGCTTAGAAGTGAATATCTGGATGTTGTGGGATTTACTATTTGGATTCTTGCTGGCTGGGGTGTTGATGGGGGGGATTTATACCATCGAATACCAAGCTGGCTGGCTGAAGTTCATTGGCTATCGGTGGCAACAAGACTCGATGGGAACCGTTGTCGCTGAGACCTTGGCAGGTTTATTAGTTCTTGGGCTATGCCCCTCTTGGCAAGAAGAGCTAACCTATCGGGGCTATTACCTGCAAAATATCAAGGAAGGGCTCAATTTAGCCTTGGCCATTGTTTTAACGTCCATCTTCTTTGCCGCCCGCCACATCGGTAATGCCAATGCTGGTGCCCTCTCCACCATTATTATTTTTCTCGCTGGCCTCTGGCTGGCGTTTGCCTGGCTCGTTACCCAGCAACTCTGGTTACCCCTTGGCATTCATGCAGGTTGGAACTTCTTTGAAGGCGTGGTGTTTGGCTTCCCTGTCAGTGGTTTTACCAGCTTTCATTGGATTGACCATAGGGTAACTGGCCCAGTTTGGATTACGGGAGGAGCGTTTGGTCCGGAAGCCGGTGTGATTAGTATCGTGGCGATTATTATCGGGTTTGTCGCGGTATTTGGCTGGAGTCGATGGCGTCGTTATCTCGCCCAGCGCCTTCAAGCTCAAAGTTCAAAAACCTAA
- a CDS encoding VOC family protein, with the protein MDTQPPTTDFILFHLAFPVTNIPETKAFYQQGLGCELGRESPQSLIMSLYGHQLVAHVTRQLEPQKGIYPRHFGLVFSQQSAWQELVDRAEKHQLKFYQPPRLRFQDQTLEHFTVFLEDPFHNLLEFKHYRNSEVIFGGHEFKQIGDMP; encoded by the coding sequence ATGGATACACAACCGCCCACCACTGACTTCATCCTATTCCACCTGGCTTTTCCTGTCACGAATATCCCAGAGACGAAAGCCTTTTATCAGCAAGGCTTAGGCTGTGAGCTAGGTCGCGAAAGTCCCCAATCTCTGATCATGAGTCTCTATGGCCATCAGTTAGTGGCCCATGTCACCCGTCAGCTAGAACCCCAAAAAGGTATCTATCCACGGCATTTTGGACTGGTTTTCTCTCAACAATCCGCTTGGCAAGAATTGGTGGATCGAGCTGAAAAGCATCAACTTAAGTTTTACCAACCGCCTCGTTTACGCTTTCAGGATCAGACCCTAGAGCATTTCACCGTTTTCCTAGAAGATCCGTTTCACAATCTGTTGGAGTTCAAGCATTACCGCAATTCAGAGGTGATCTTTGGCGGCCATGAGTTTAAACAAATTGGGGATATGCCTTAG